Proteins from a single region of Desulfobacter postgatei 2ac9:
- a CDS encoding ATP-dependent helicase, with product MQLSQPQQDAVDHTGSPALVVAGAGSGKTRTLTAKFSHLIATGHAPERILAITFTNKAAQEMKTRLMEMTGLHQMRFEWVRTYHSACLMILKRHCQIMGYTPPLQVFTVYQQDKLIKELCVKNNIDKKYANRILSSISRAKNDGDPAKYFDRKPGFFNIRMADMFAQFEERLAEMNCVDFDNILLKTRDLLRDNADVRNFYQDLFSYILVDEYQDTNNLQEELTSLLLGEHRNLFCVGDDWQAVYGFRGSNVNHFLRFAQKYKDAKIFRLEENYRSADEIVQAANDLIDHNPDKMEKRCFSQKKGGVVEIYDFLSDAHEAEWTARRILGLNKQGQGIPFDRMAVVYRTKFCSLPFEKIFRAFRIPYRLMGSQGFFERMEVLDINSYLSASFFPNDDLSFERIINTPKRGIGPAMIKKLADLRPQGASLQGAARIMVKDRLVAKKIHENMSEALDILDTIHDMAPAMAMETVIDRTGYYDYLKTKTKTDGEFISKKENIEQLIHTARAKDTMLEYLEEAALIREDKDEDDQNENGVGLLTIHSAKGLEFDVVFIAGCEEGLFPHWRSIDEGDTALFEERRLMYVAMTRAQRFLYLSHANYRKGDFATPSRFIDQVQECLA from the coding sequence ATGCAACTATCCCAGCCCCAGCAGGACGCTGTTGATCATACCGGCTCACCGGCCCTAGTGGTTGCGGGAGCCGGTTCCGGTAAAACCAGGACGCTCACCGCTAAATTTTCTCACCTTATTGCCACCGGCCATGCCCCGGAGCGCATTCTGGCCATCACCTTCACCAATAAGGCGGCCCAGGAGATGAAAACCCGCCTTATGGAGATGACCGGTCTTCACCAAATGCGCTTTGAATGGGTGAGGACCTATCATTCCGCCTGTCTGATGATCTTGAAACGCCATTGTCAGATCATGGGGTACACCCCGCCGTTGCAGGTGTTCACCGTGTACCAGCAGGACAAGCTGATCAAGGAGCTGTGCGTAAAAAATAATATTGACAAAAAATACGCAAACCGGATTCTTTCATCCATTTCCCGGGCCAAGAACGACGGCGATCCTGCCAAATATTTTGACCGCAAACCAGGGTTCTTCAACATTCGCATGGCCGATATGTTTGCCCAGTTTGAAGAACGCCTGGCGGAAATGAATTGTGTTGATTTTGACAACATCCTGCTTAAGACCCGGGACCTGCTCCGGGACAATGCGGATGTCCGCAATTTTTACCAGGATCTTTTTTCCTACATCCTGGTGGATGAGTACCAGGATACCAACAACCTGCAGGAGGAGCTGACCTCGCTTCTGTTAGGGGAGCACCGCAACCTGTTCTGCGTAGGCGATGACTGGCAGGCCGTATATGGATTCCGGGGCTCCAACGTGAATCACTTTTTACGGTTTGCACAAAAATATAAAGATGCAAAAATTTTCAGACTGGAGGAAAACTACAGATCCGCCGACGAGATTGTCCAGGCAGCCAATGATCTCATTGACCACAACCCGGACAAAATGGAGAAACGCTGTTTTTCACAGAAAAAAGGCGGGGTGGTGGAGATCTATGATTTCTTGTCCGATGCCCATGAAGCCGAGTGGACTGCCAGGCGTATCCTGGGTCTGAACAAACAGGGTCAGGGAATCCCCTTTGACAGGATGGCCGTGGTCTACCGGACCAAATTCTGCTCCCTGCCCTTTGAAAAGATCTTCCGGGCTTTCCGCATTCCCTACCGCCTCATGGGCTCCCAGGGCTTTTTTGAACGCATGGAAGTCCTGGACATCAACTCCTATTTAAGTGCCTCGTTTTTCCCCAATGATGACCTCTCCTTTGAGCGGATTATCAATACGCCCAAGCGGGGGATCGGTCCTGCCATGATTAAGAAGCTTGCCGACCTGCGCCCCCAGGGCGCAAGCCTTCAGGGGGCGGCACGGATCATGGTCAAGGACCGGCTTGTGGCCAAAAAGATCCATGAAAACATGTCCGAGGCCCTGGATATCCTGGACACCATCCATGACATGGCCCCGGCCATGGCCATGGAAACCGTCATTGACCGCACCGGGTATTATGACTATTTAAAAACGAAGACAAAAACAGATGGGGAATTCATTTCCAAAAAAGAGAATATCGAACAGCTGATCCACACGGCCCGGGCCAAGGATACCATGCTGGAATACCTGGAAGAGGCGGCTTTGATCCGGGAGGACAAGGACGAAGACGACCAGAACGAAAACGGGGTAGGCCTGCTCACCATTCACTCGGCCAAGGGACTGGAGTTTGACGTGGTGTTCATCGCCGGGTGCGAAGAGGGGCTGTTTCCGCACTGGCGCTCCATTGACGAAGGCGACACAGCCCTGTTTGAGGAACGCAGGCTCATGTATGTGGCCATGACCCGGGCCCAACGTTTTTTGTACCTAAGCCACGCCAATTACCGCAAAGGCGATTTTGCCACCCCCAGTCGGTTCATTGATCAGGTTCAGGAATGCCTGGCCTAG
- a CDS encoding phosphomannomutase/phosphoglucomutase, whose amino-acid sequence MHPGIFREYDIRGIAGEEISEQDAHAVGKAYGSMLMGQGRKKVSVGRDCRITSEAYSKAFINGVLSAGCDVVEIGVCPTPVLYYSIHQLDLEGGAMITASHNPPEYNGFKLMSGLDSIHSHGLQDIRKIIENKAYTRGQGTLTKADVISPYIAMIQENITLKKTIRVGIDAGNGTGGITALPVLRGLGCQVHEIYCDPDGTFPNHEADPTQKKNMTDLIDLVKKYNLDLGIGYDGDADRIGVVDRFGNIIYGDQLMVIYAKEILSRHPGATFISEVKCSMVMYDQIAKMGGNAIMWRTGHSLIKQKMKEENAALAGEMSGHMFFKDRYYGYDDALYASCRLLEIMDSTGLGVDELIKDLPKTFTTPEIRVDCPDAVKFKVVEKIVALYKARQKVIDIDGMRAVYEDGWGLVRASNTQPALVLRFEALTQPRLQEIKTEIETDLKKIIEDM is encoded by the coding sequence ATGCATCCTGGAATATTCAGGGAATATGACATCCGCGGCATTGCAGGAGAAGAGATTTCCGAACAGGACGCACATGCTGTAGGAAAGGCGTATGGATCAATGCTCATGGGACAGGGCCGAAAAAAAGTATCTGTTGGTCGGGACTGCCGCATCACTTCTGAAGCCTATTCAAAGGCATTTATTAACGGGGTATTGTCCGCAGGATGCGATGTGGTGGAGATCGGTGTCTGCCCCACCCCGGTTCTCTACTATTCTATTCATCAACTTGATCTTGAAGGCGGTGCCATGATTACGGCCAGCCACAATCCACCGGAATACAACGGGTTCAAACTGATGAGCGGGCTGGATTCCATCCACAGCCACGGGCTGCAGGATATACGCAAGATCATTGAAAACAAGGCATATACCCGGGGCCAGGGCACGCTGACAAAAGCAGATGTAATTTCTCCATACATAGCCATGATCCAGGAGAACATCACGCTGAAAAAGACCATCCGGGTCGGCATTGATGCCGGCAACGGCACCGGCGGCATCACTGCGTTACCGGTACTGCGGGGACTGGGCTGCCAGGTCCATGAGATTTACTGCGATCCGGACGGCACCTTTCCCAACCACGAGGCCGATCCCACCCAGAAAAAAAATATGACAGACCTGATCGACCTGGTGAAAAAATATAATCTGGACCTTGGCATCGGCTATGACGGGGATGCCGACCGCATTGGTGTAGTGGACAGATTCGGCAACATCATTTACGGGGATCAGCTCATGGTGATTTATGCCAAAGAGATTTTGTCCCGCCATCCCGGTGCCACCTTTATCTCCGAAGTCAAGTGCTCCATGGTTATGTATGATCAGATTGCAAAGATGGGCGGCAACGCGATCATGTGGCGTACAGGCCACTCCCTGATCAAACAGAAAATGAAGGAAGAGAATGCGGCCCTGGCCGGAGAAATGAGTGGACACATGTTTTTCAAGGACCGCTACTACGGATATGACGATGCCCTGTATGCCTCCTGCCGCCTTCTGGAAATCATGGACAGCACCGGCCTTGGTGTGGACGAGTTAATTAAGGATCTGCCCAAAACCTTTACCACGCCGGAGATCCGGGTTGACTGTCCGGACGCGGTCAAGTTCAAGGTTGTGGAAAAAATAGTGGCATTGTATAAAGCCCGGCAAAAGGTCATTGACATTGACGGGATGCGGGCCGTCTATGAAGACGGATGGGGCCTTGTGCGGGCCTCCAATACCCAGCCGGCCCTGGTGCTTCGCTTTGAGGCCCTGACCCAGCCCCGTCTGCAAGAGATTAAAACAGAAATTGAAACGGATTTGAAAAAAATCATTGAGGACATGTAA
- a CDS encoding undecaprenyl-diphosphate phosphatase gives MEIYQGIILGILQGLTEFLPVSSSGHLVLGQIYFNITENSLIFDISVHMGTLLAIFIVYFKDIKGILKSLLYYAGTRNTSGHETNLALAAAIVVGSVPTAIIGFSLKKFEDVLFTSSLLVGTMLIVTGGLLWVSRRYYRIEKGEQLTISRAFIIGIVQGLAVIPGISRSGSTIATGLFTGLERKTAARFSFLLSIPAILGAQVISVKDLVESGGHIDPATIYGTIASFIVGLAALKLLLKLVNTGKFHLFAPYCWLAGILALVSNFI, from the coding sequence ATGGAGATTTATCAAGGTATAATTTTAGGTATCCTTCAGGGGCTTACAGAGTTCCTGCCGGTAAGCAGTTCAGGCCATCTGGTTCTTGGACAAATCTATTTCAACATTACTGAGAACAGCCTTATTTTTGATATATCCGTACATATGGGAACACTGCTTGCAATTTTTATTGTATATTTTAAAGATATCAAAGGAATTTTAAAAAGCCTGCTATACTACGCCGGAACCCGGAACACTTCCGGGCATGAAACAAATCTGGCCCTGGCCGCCGCCATTGTCGTTGGTTCAGTACCCACGGCAATTATCGGATTCTCCCTGAAGAAATTTGAAGACGTTCTGTTTACCTCTTCTTTACTGGTGGGGACCATGCTTATCGTAACCGGGGGCCTTTTGTGGGTATCCAGACGTTACTACAGAATCGAAAAGGGTGAACAATTGACCATTTCAAGGGCCTTTATCATCGGCATAGTCCAGGGGCTTGCCGTTATTCCCGGCATTTCCCGGTCCGGATCCACCATTGCCACCGGACTTTTTACTGGACTGGAAAGAAAAACAGCAGCCCGGTTCTCCTTTCTTTTATCCATCCCCGCCATTCTCGGCGCCCAGGTGATCAGCGTAAAAGACCTGGTAGAATCCGGGGGCCACATTGACCCCGCCACCATTTATGGTACAATCGCTTCATTCATTGTTGGGCTGGCAGCATTAAAACTCTTATTAAAGCTGGTGAATACCGGAAAGTTTCATCTTTTTGCGCCCTATTGCTGGCTGGCCGGGATTCTGGCGCTTGTTTCAAATTTTATATAA
- a CDS encoding OmpA family protein, with protein sequence MNKKRFVQTFLTITAVLFLFGCAAKEPVGLPSFSAKQFDASMYRSKVDNFVIILDASSSMEDDCMGNPKFMVAKAIVERMNMTLPELGQIAGLRSFGHADSISKNETELLYGMEEYNSAALAEKLGAISKAGGYSPFGSAMLAMGTDLESLSGKTAVIIVSDGLDMKADAAQATSVKEQYGDAICYYPIQVGNDEEGTAFLSQIASIGGCASLMNAGDLMDPEAMAAFVEKVFLERGIAAPAAPKPMDSDGDGVLDPDDQCPGTPAGAKVNAVGCWILDNVLFDFDKDVIKPAAFAQLDAVYEILEKNPAMSIELQGHTDNIGTKKYNMGLSLRRANSVAKYLQDKGISRDRLATTGFGFDKPVALNSTDFGRSLNRRVEIHPY encoded by the coding sequence ATGAACAAGAAACGTTTCGTGCAAACCTTTTTAACCATTACCGCCGTCCTTTTTCTGTTTGGTTGTGCGGCTAAGGAACCTGTAGGGCTTCCTTCATTTTCCGCCAAACAATTTGATGCGTCCATGTATCGGTCCAAAGTGGATAATTTTGTTATTATTTTGGATGCCTCCAGCTCCATGGAAGACGACTGCATGGGTAATCCCAAATTCATGGTTGCCAAAGCCATTGTAGAACGTATGAACATGACCCTTCCTGAACTCGGACAGATTGCGGGTTTGAGAAGTTTTGGGCATGCAGATTCCATCTCTAAAAACGAGACTGAACTGCTGTACGGCATGGAAGAGTACAACTCTGCAGCCCTGGCTGAAAAACTCGGTGCGATCTCAAAAGCCGGCGGCTACAGCCCCTTTGGTTCTGCCATGTTGGCCATGGGCACTGACCTCGAAAGCCTTTCCGGAAAAACAGCCGTTATTATTGTTTCCGACGGTCTGGACATGAAAGCTGACGCAGCACAGGCCACTTCCGTTAAAGAACAGTATGGCGATGCTATCTGCTATTACCCCATTCAGGTTGGCAATGATGAAGAAGGTACTGCATTCCTTTCTCAGATTGCAAGTATTGGCGGTTGCGCGAGTCTGATGAACGCCGGTGATCTGATGGATCCCGAAGCAATGGCTGCTTTTGTTGAAAAGGTTTTCCTGGAAAGAGGCATTGCTGCTCCTGCTGCTCCTAAACCCATGGACAGCGACGGTGACGGCGTACTTGATCCCGATGATCAGTGCCCCGGAACGCCCGCAGGTGCAAAAGTCAATGCAGTTGGCTGCTGGATTCTTGATAATGTATTGTTTGATTTTGACAAAGACGTGATCAAACCTGCAGCGTTTGCACAGCTTGATGCCGTTTATGAAATTTTGGAAAAAAATCCTGCAATGAGTATTGAACTCCAGGGCCACACCGATAATATCGGTACCAAGAAATACAACATGGGCCTCTCCCTGAGACGTGCGAACTCCGTTGCCAAATACCTGCAAGACAAAGGTATTTCTCGCGACCGCCTGGCCACCACAGGTTTTGGTTTTGATAAACCTGTTGCCCTGAACAGTACAGACTTTGGCCGTTCTCTGAACAGAAGGGTTGAAATTCATCCCTACTAA
- a CDS encoding TraR/DksA family transcriptional regulator, with amino-acid sequence MAQVSQVFSDSYIPLDNEPYMNKEQLSYFKGKLMQRKNELHNRITKSIKKIKTFEATQADILDRSNSYIDLELEFKNFKRHSDMIVQVDHALERIDDGSFGYCELTGDEIGLPRLEAIPFASMSIKALEEFEAGRGNMFLTN; translated from the coding sequence ATGGCACAGGTTTCGCAAGTATTTTCGGACAGCTATATTCCTTTGGACAATGAACCCTATATGAACAAGGAACAACTCTCTTATTTTAAGGGCAAACTGATGCAGCGAAAGAATGAGCTGCACAACAGAATTACCAAATCCATAAAAAAAATTAAAACCTTTGAAGCCACCCAGGCCGATATCCTTGACCGGAGTAACTCATATATTGACCTGGAACTTGAGTTCAAAAATTTTAAACGCCATTCGGATATGATTGTGCAGGTGGATCACGCATTAGAGCGTATTGATGACGGAAGTTTCGGATACTGTGAACTGACCGGCGATGAGATCGGGTTGCCGCGGCTGGAAGCGATACCCTTTGCCAGCATGTCCATCAAGGCGCTGGAAGAGTTTGAAGCCGGACGGGGAAATATGTTTCTCACAAATTGA
- a CDS encoding LL-diaminopimelate aminotransferase, protein MITANENYNKLNASYLFADIAKRVQLYQESNPDKEVIRLGIGDVTLPLPPAVIQGFKRGVDEMSQDATFRGYGPEQGYLFLRQAIAAVDFQSRGADIDADEIFVSDGAKCDTGNFQELFSNNITIAIPDPVYPVYLDTNVMAGRTGGFKDGRYQGIVYMDCLKEKAFMPDLPDAPVDLIYLCFPNNPTGATATRDQLAAWVDYARENKALILFDAAYEAFIRDENLPRSIYEIPGAKEVAVEFRSLSKTAGFTGTRCGFTVVPKACMIYTANGSKLSLHDMWNRRQSTKFNGVSYPVQKAAEAVYSQEGQAQIKANIDYYLANARVVRQTMTELGFDHVGGENAPYIWIDGNGRDSWEFFDLLLDKAGVVCTPGQGFGRCGAQYIRISAFNSPENVAKAMARVKDVLKKR, encoded by the coding sequence GTGATCACAGCCAATGAGAATTACAACAAACTGAATGCATCATATTTATTTGCCGACATAGCCAAACGGGTTCAACTATACCAGGAGAGCAATCCCGACAAAGAGGTGATTCGGCTTGGCATTGGTGATGTTACCTTGCCGCTGCCCCCTGCTGTTATTCAAGGCTTTAAAAGAGGTGTGGATGAAATGTCCCAAGATGCCACATTCAGAGGGTATGGGCCGGAGCAGGGATATCTGTTTTTAAGACAGGCGATTGCAGCCGTTGATTTCCAGTCCAGGGGTGCAGATATCGATGCCGATGAAATTTTTGTGTCCGACGGGGCCAAATGCGATACCGGCAATTTCCAGGAACTGTTCTCCAATAATATTACCATTGCCATTCCGGATCCGGTCTATCCGGTGTATCTGGATACCAATGTGATGGCCGGCAGAACCGGTGGGTTCAAGGACGGACGGTACCAGGGCATTGTTTATATGGATTGCCTGAAAGAAAAGGCGTTTATGCCGGATCTGCCCGACGCCCCCGTGGATCTGATCTATCTTTGTTTTCCCAACAACCCCACAGGCGCCACTGCCACCCGGGATCAACTTGCCGCCTGGGTGGATTATGCCCGGGAAAATAAAGCCCTGATCCTCTTTGATGCCGCCTATGAAGCCTTTATCCGGGATGAGAATCTTCCCAGAAGCATTTATGAAATCCCCGGAGCCAAAGAGGTTGCCGTGGAATTCAGAAGCTTGTCCAAGACAGCCGGTTTTACAGGCACCCGATGCGGGTTTACGGTGGTGCCCAAAGCTTGCATGATCTATACGGCCAACGGCTCCAAGCTCTCTTTGCACGACATGTGGAACCGTCGGCAGTCCACCAAGTTCAACGGCGTCTCCTATCCGGTGCAGAAGGCAGCCGAAGCCGTTTACAGCCAGGAAGGGCAAGCCCAGATCAAGGCAAACATTGATTATTATCTGGCCAATGCCCGGGTGGTCCGCCAGACCATGACAGAGCTTGGGTTTGACCATGTAGGCGGCGAAAATGCCCCATACATCTGGATTGACGGCAATGGCCGCGATTCCTGGGAATTCTTTGATCTCCTGCTCGACAAGGCGGGCGTGGTCTGCACTCCGGGCCAGGGGTTTGGCCGGTGTGGGGCCCAGTACATAAGAATTTCTGCATTTAACAGTCCTGAAAATGTAGCCAAGGCCATGGCCCGTGTAAAAGACGTTTTAAAAAAACGATAA
- a CDS encoding 1-acyl-sn-glycerol-3-phosphate acyltransferase, with protein MNINPFPFLFSALGKFIYARMGWTYDPLPAYWESRCVVIGFPHTTNMDTVRALTYIKIAGINAKLLIKSKWFFFPMSIFLKSLGGIPVKRDKSCGFVDGVIKKYEKNEDLVVALVPEGTRKSVSTIKTGFWYVAKGANVPIICWYLDNQMKRTRWLGKIHPGERLEQDLHKIDSIYKRAGFSIPSKIKN; from the coding sequence ATGAATATTAATCCTTTCCCATTTTTGTTCAGTGCCCTTGGCAAATTTATTTATGCAAGGATGGGCTGGACTTACGATCCGTTGCCTGCCTATTGGGAATCCAGATGTGTGGTCATTGGTTTTCCCCATACAACCAACATGGACACGGTCCGTGCCCTTACCTATATCAAAATTGCCGGGATTAATGCAAAACTGCTGATCAAATCCAAGTGGTTCTTTTTTCCCATGTCAATTTTTTTAAAAAGTCTTGGGGGCATTCCGGTAAAGCGAGACAAGTCCTGCGGATTTGTGGACGGCGTGATTAAGAAATATGAAAAAAATGAGGATCTGGTGGTGGCACTGGTGCCCGAAGGTACCCGAAAGTCGGTCTCCACAATCAAGACCGGATTCTGGTATGTTGCCAAAGGTGCCAATGTTCCTATTATCTGCTGGTATCTGGATAACCAGATGAAAAGAACCAGATGGCTGGGCAAAATACACCCTGGTGAGAGACTGGAGCAGGACCTTCACAAAATAGATTCAATTTATAAACGTGCCGGATTTTCAATTCCCTCTAAAATTAAAAATTAG
- a CDS encoding glutamate synthase-related protein: MSSNRTLEPSSLSLNDLPWQIEYNNDRCTLCGQCTAVCPVKAISLHPFQKRIIKTSVGKNAEQSNAYDTFYGIRQDTRVENACIGCAMCTLVCPNDAIRPKKNPGLDRMKFHINQHGVPRRRGGRRNDSGSVLDRIKFTRISMLTDPALDAGRHEFEMRTLLGRVLPPRENMKQLREKGWIPPVREIYPLIIGGMSFGALSPTMWEGLQMGVAYLNEEMGMPVRICTGEGGCPPRLLRSRFLKYVILQIASGYFGWDEIIHAIPHMKEDPCAIEIKYGQGAKPGDGGLLMWHKVNKLIAAIRGVPQGVSLPSPPTHQTQYSIEESVAKMILSMSMAWGFRVPVYPKISASSTSLAVMNNLTRNEYAAGLAIDGEDGGTGAAYAVSMDHMGHPIASSVRDNYLNLISIGKQNEVPIFAGGGIGKNGNIAANAAALIMLGASGVQIGKYVMQAAAGCVGTEEDRCNVCNLGICPKGITSQDPRLYRRLDPEDVAQRLVDIFVSFDTQLKKIVAPLGRSTSLPIGMSDALGIDDKNIADRLSIKYVV; this comes from the coding sequence ATGTCGTCAAACAGAACCCTTGAACCTTCCTCTTTAAGTCTGAACGATCTGCCCTGGCAGATTGAATATAATAATGACCGGTGTACCCTGTGTGGTCAGTGTACCGCTGTGTGTCCGGTCAAGGCCATCTCCCTTCATCCGTTCCAGAAACGGATTATAAAGACGTCTGTGGGCAAAAATGCCGAGCAAAGTAATGCCTATGATACTTTTTACGGTATCCGGCAGGACACCCGGGTTGAAAATGCCTGCATCGGCTGCGCCATGTGCACTTTGGTCTGTCCCAATGATGCCATCCGGCCCAAGAAAAATCCGGGCCTGGACAGGATGAAATTTCATATTAACCAGCATGGTGTTCCCCGGCGCAGGGGTGGACGGCGCAACGACTCGGGATCGGTACTCGATAGAATCAAGTTTACCAGAATTTCCATGCTCACGGATCCGGCCCTGGATGCCGGGCGTCATGAATTTGAGATGCGTACCCTGTTAGGACGGGTGCTTCCCCCCAGGGAAAATATGAAACAACTGCGGGAAAAGGGCTGGATTCCACCGGTCAGGGAGATTTATCCTTTGATCATCGGCGGCATGTCCTTTGGCGCACTCTCCCCGACCATGTGGGAAGGCTTGCAGATGGGGGTTGCCTACCTGAACGAAGAGATGGGCATGCCCGTCCGCATCTGTACCGGCGAAGGGGGTTGTCCGCCGCGGTTACTGCGCTCCCGTTTTCTTAAATATGTCATCCTGCAGATTGCTTCGGGCTATTTTGGCTGGGATGAGATCATTCACGCCATCCCTCACATGAAGGAAGATCCCTGCGCCATTGAGATCAAATACGGTCAGGGTGCAAAACCCGGTGACGGCGGCCTTTTGATGTGGCATAAAGTCAATAAGTTAATTGCCGCTATCCGGGGGGTACCCCAGGGTGTCAGTCTGCCCAGTCCTCCGACCCATCAGACCCAGTACTCCATTGAAGAGTCCGTGGCCAAGATGATCCTGTCCATGTCCATGGCATGGGGGTTCAGGGTTCCGGTATATCCAAAAATTTCCGCCTCATCCACCTCCCTTGCAGTTATGAACAACCTGACGCGTAACGAATATGCGGCAGGACTTGCCATTGATGGCGAAGATGGCGGCACCGGTGCTGCATACGCCGTTTCCATGGACCATATGGGGCACCCCATCGCCAGCAGTGTCCGGGACAACTACCTGAATCTGATATCCATCGGCAAACAGAATGAGGTCCCGATCTTTGCCGGCGGTGGTATTGGTAAAAACGGGAACATTGCCGCGAATGCAGCAGCCCTGATTATGCTCGGGGCATCCGGGGTCCAGATCGGAAAGTATGTGATGCAGGCCGCAGCCGGCTGTGTAGGCACGGAAGAAGACCGGTGCAATGTATGCAACCTGGGCATCTGTCCCAAGGGGATCACCTCCCAGGATCCAAGGCTATACCGCCGCCTTGATCCCGAAGATGTGGCCCAGCGTCTGGTGGATATTTTTGTCTCTTTTGACACGCAGCTCAAAAAAATTGTAGCACCCCTGGGACGCTCCACCTCCCTTCCCATCGGCATGTCCGATGCACTGGGAATTGATGATAAAAACATTGCTGACCGCCTCAGTATCAAGTACGTGGTGTAA